In Deltaproteobacteria bacterium HGW-Deltaproteobacteria-4, a single genomic region encodes these proteins:
- a CDS encoding reactive intermediate/imine deaminase (has endoribonuclease activity on mRNA), with amino-acid sequence MALQVVRSEAAPAAIGPYSQGMRAGDFIFFSGQIPLDPGSGEVVSGGITAQIEQVMANCAAMLAAGGVGFERVVKTTIFLVDMADFAVVNAVYGRFFPTNPPARSTVQVAALPRGVAVEVEMVVYCGA; translated from the coding sequence ATGGCACTTCAGGTGGTGAGGAGTGAAGCGGCGCCGGCCGCAATCGGCCCTTATTCGCAGGGGATGCGGGCGGGGGATTTTATCTTTTTCTCCGGCCAGATTCCGCTTGATCCCGGTAGCGGTGAGGTGGTGAGCGGCGGCATTACGGCGCAGATCGAACAGGTGATGGCCAATTGTGCGGCGATGCTGGCCGCGGGCGGGGTCGGTTTCGAGCGGGTGGTCAAGACGACGATCTTTCTCGTCGATATGGCGGACTTTGCCGTGGTGAACGCGGTCTACGGCCGCTTCTTCCCGACCAATCCGCCGGCCCGGTCGACGGTACAGGTGGCGGCCCTGCCCCGGGGCGTGGCGGTCGAAGTGGAGATGGTGGTTTATTGCGGCGCTTGA
- the pdxA gene encoding 4-hydroxythreonine-4-phosphate dehydrogenase PdxA encodes MKPLIITMGDPTGIGPEIIVKACLAGEFDAYPLLVAGDVGVLLRAARIFGIDGTIATGATTDEVLLRLGPRSLRVQNLSTLDAAGLSCGAPDRACGAAMLAYIEWACAACLAGDAAGMVTAPISKAAIRTAGSPFPGHTELLAARCQVSKEVMMLAGDRLKVALVTTHHSLAAVPGLLSVEEILATIRITAAALRRYFGLTSPRLAVLALNPHAGEGGQFGDEERTLIAPAIAAARAEGINASGPHSADTLFHFAVQGHYDVVICMYHDQGLIPLKLLHFDDGVNVTLGLPIVRTSVDHGTAYDLAGSGCASAGSLVAALRLAAEMAGKQQG; translated from the coding sequence ATGAAACCACTGATTATCACCATGGGGGATCCGACCGGGATCGGCCCGGAGATCATTGTCAAGGCCTGTCTGGCCGGGGAGTTCGATGCTTATCCGCTCCTGGTTGCCGGTGATGTCGGGGTGTTGCTGCGCGCGGCACGGATCTTCGGCATCGACGGGACGATCGCAACGGGGGCAACGACTGATGAAGTCCTGCTCCGTCTCGGGCCGCGTTCGCTGCGGGTGCAGAACCTGTCGACTCTGGATGCGGCGGGGCTGTCCTGCGGCGCTCCGGATCGGGCTTGCGGGGCGGCGATGCTGGCTTACATCGAATGGGCCTGCGCGGCCTGTCTGGCCGGCGATGCCGCGGGGATGGTGACCGCGCCGATCAGCAAGGCGGCGATCCGGACGGCCGGCTCGCCCTTTCCCGGTCATACCGAACTTCTGGCGGCGCGCTGCCAGGTGAGCAAAGAGGTGATGATGCTGGCCGGCGACCGTCTCAAGGTGGCGCTGGTGACGACGCACCATTCCCTTGCGGCGGTACCGGGGCTTCTCTCGGTCGAGGAGATCCTGGCCACCATCCGCATCACTGCTGCGGCGTTGCGCCGTTACTTCGGCCTGACCTCCCCGCGCTTGGCGGTCCTGGCCCTGAATCCCCATGCCGGGGAAGGGGGGCAGTTTGGCGACGAAGAGCGCACCCTGATTGCGCCGGCGATTGCCGCCGCCCGGGCGGAAGGGATCAACGCCAGCGGGCCGCACAGTGCCGATACTCTTTTTCACTTTGCCGTGCAGGGGCACTACGACGTGGTGATCTGCATGTACCACGATCAGGGATTGATCCCGTTGAAGCTCCTCCACTTCGATGACGGCGTCAATGTCACCCTCGGCCTGCCGATCGTCCGCACCAGCGTCGATCACGGGACCGCCTACGATCTGGCCGGCAGCGGCTGTGCCAGTGCCGGCAGTCTGGTGGCGGCGCTGCGCCTGGCGGCAGAGATGGCGGGGAAGCAGCAGGGGTGA
- a CDS encoding DNA-directed RNA polymerase subunit omega gives MARITVEDCLQQIPNRFLLVTVAAKRAKQLYKGSQPLIENKAGNKTIVVALREIAAGKVDYEIPTRRR, from the coding sequence ATGGCACGTATTACCGTTGAAGACTGCCTGCAGCAGATTCCCAACCGTTTCCTGCTGGTGACAGTGGCTGCAAAGCGGGCCAAGCAACTCTACAAAGGGTCGCAACCCCTCATTGAGAACAAGGCCGGCAACAAAACCATCGTCGTCGCCCTGCGGGAAATTGCCGCCGGCAAGGTCGATTACGAAATCCCGACGCGGCGCCGCTAA
- a CDS encoding phosphomannomutase, whose protein sequence is MNLNCFKAYDIRGRIPDELNEEIAYRIGRAYAQFLLPQRVVVGRDIRLSSAELCRALTEGLTDGGVEVFDLGLCGTEEIYFATFSAEMDGGIMVTASHNPMDYNGMKLVREGSKPISGDNGLNEIRDLVAAKAFPPVVVKGSVHPLNVQEKYIQHLLGYIDPQELRPLKVVVNAGNGCAGPIIDELAPHLPFDFIRVHHQPDGTFPHGIPNPLLPENRTATAEAVRAHGADVGIAWDGDFDRCFFFDAQGEFIEGYYIVGLLATALLVHHPRARIIHDPRLTWNTIEMVTAAGGIPVQSKTGHAFIKERMRAEDAVYGGEMSAHHYFRDFAYCDSGMIPWLLVLEIISRSGQPLSALVAERMRLFPASGEINRRLADPAAAIARVEARFAPAALAIDRTDGLSVEFADWRFNLRSSNTEPVLRLNVESRGDAGLMAAKTAELLELIGDEA, encoded by the coding sequence ATGAATCTGAATTGTTTCAAAGCTTACGACATCCGCGGGCGCATTCCTGACGAATTGAACGAAGAGATCGCCTATCGTATCGGCCGGGCTTATGCTCAATTTCTCCTGCCGCAGCGGGTGGTGGTCGGCCGGGATATCCGCTTGAGCAGCGCTGAACTTTGTCGGGCGTTGACCGAGGGGCTGACCGACGGCGGGGTCGAGGTCTTTGATCTCGGACTGTGCGGGACGGAGGAGATCTACTTCGCAACCTTCAGCGCGGAGATGGACGGCGGGATTATGGTCACCGCCAGCCATAACCCCATGGACTACAACGGCATGAAGCTGGTGCGGGAGGGATCGAAGCCGATCAGCGGTGATAACGGTCTCAATGAAATCCGCGATCTGGTCGCGGCGAAGGCTTTCCCGCCGGTGGTCGTCAAGGGGAGCGTACACCCCCTCAATGTCCAGGAAAAATATATCCAGCACCTCCTCGGTTACATCGATCCGCAGGAGTTGCGCCCTCTGAAGGTGGTGGTCAATGCCGGCAACGGCTGCGCCGGGCCGATTATCGACGAGCTGGCGCCGCACCTCCCCTTCGACTTTATCCGCGTTCACCATCAGCCGGACGGCACCTTTCCGCACGGCATTCCTAATCCCCTTTTGCCGGAAAACCGCACGGCCACAGCGGAAGCGGTGCGCGCCCACGGGGCGGATGTCGGCATTGCCTGGGACGGCGACTTTGACCGCTGCTTCTTCTTTGATGCGCAGGGGGAGTTCATCGAGGGTTATTATATTGTCGGCCTCCTGGCCACGGCCCTCCTTGTCCACCATCCTCGCGCCAGGATCATCCATGATCCGCGTTTGACCTGGAACACCATCGAGATGGTCACGGCGGCGGGGGGGATTCCGGTGCAGAGCAAGACCGGCCATGCCTTCATCAAGGAACGGATGCGGGCGGAGGATGCGGTCTACGGCGGGGAGATGAGTGCGCACCATTACTTCCGCGACTTTGCTTATTGCGACAGCGGCATGATCCCCTGGCTGCTCGTCCTTGAAATCATCAGCCGCAGCGGCCAGCCGTTGTCTGCGCTGGTGGCGGAGCGGATGCGCCTCTTCCCGGCAAGTGGCGAGATCAACCGCCGCCTCGCCGACCCGGCGGCGGCGATTGCCCGGGTGGAGGCTCGCTTTGCTCCGGCGGCGCTGGCCATCGACCGCACTGACGGGTTGAGCGTGGAGTTTGCCGATTGGCGTTTCAATCTGCGCTCTTCCAATACCGAGCCGGTGCTGCGGCTTAATGTCGAAAGCCGGGGGGATGCCGGGCTGATGGCGGCGAAGACGGCGGAGCTTTTGGAGCTGATTGGTGATGAGGCGTGA
- a CDS encoding DUF2304 domain-containing protein — protein sequence MPLKQQLFALFVCVGVFLFTLDMVRRKKLREEYSVLWLLTSVGMFILVFKYQWLVLLTDLIGAVLPTTTLFIGSLIFLTLIAVQFSIKISRLTEQMKNLTQENAILAHEVQKLREGEGPGSGKREAGSGK from the coding sequence ATGCCTCTGAAACAGCAACTCTTCGCCCTGTTCGTCTGTGTCGGTGTCTTTCTCTTTACCCTCGATATGGTGCGCCGTAAAAAGCTGCGGGAGGAATATTCGGTGCTGTGGCTGCTGACCAGCGTCGGCATGTTCATCCTCGTCTTCAAGTATCAGTGGCTGGTGCTGCTGACCGATCTGATCGGCGCGGTCCTGCCGACCACCACCCTCTTTATCGGCTCGCTGATCTTTCTCACCCTGATTGCGGTGCAGTTCTCCATCAAGATCTCCCGCTTGACCGAGCAGATGAAGAATCTCACCCAGGAAAACGCCATCCTCGCCCATGAGGTGCAGAAACTGCGTGAGGGGGAGGGGCCGGGAAGCGGGAAGCGGGAAGCGGGAAGCGGCAAATGA
- a CDS encoding GTP pyrophosphokinase, which produces MSALDNLLASVQAYQPTADLSLIRDAYTLVESGSFGGVRPTAAQNIEHAGAVAQILARLRMDVPTIVAGLLHEALEGNAPTTLPELRQRFGDEIAELVDGLTRISRYNAVSSEERQAENFRKMLIAMARDLRVILVKLADRLHIMRNLASQPEERQRQIARETRDIYAPLANRLGISWLKCDLEDLAFRFLEAETFTALAAQVEKRTQERAAYIEGVRINILDKLHEHKIEGEVYGRSKHLWSIYRKMERQGVDLDQIYDLVAFRVMVKSLRDCYAVLGIIHAAWKPLPGRFKDYIAMPKANMYQSLHTTLIGPQGEPMEVQIRTEEMHRIAEEGIAAHWKYKEKGVTVADDRDDKSFAWLRQMLECQYELTDSKEFMDSVRFELFPGEVFVFTPRGEVCELPRGSTPIDFAFSIHSNIGMHCVGAKVNGKLAPLKTVLNNGDLVEIITSPNQTPSKDWLKHVHTAKARNKIRQWIKNAERDKSLVIGRDLLEKELRKQGAALNRYLNSEEMNHAALDLGFSTVEDLLAGVGYGKVPIGQVVGRLLPPEKSKVESEVIPLSPRPPERNKSGSAITIHGVDDIMVRFARCCNPLPGDEVIGFVTRGRGVTIHTVDCSHALQSDPERRIDVEWDLKKKSLRPVKVRVHCYDQQGMLTNITGAITNCDANIVSASIMSTPDHRGLNNFELDVQDLAHLNRVINALLKIKGVYKVERLRS; this is translated from the coding sequence ATGTCTGCTCTCGACAACCTTCTTGCCAGTGTCCAGGCTTATCAGCCGACCGCTGATCTTTCGTTGATTCGCGACGCTTACACCCTGGTGGAAAGCGGCTCTTTCGGTGGTGTCCGTCCGACGGCGGCGCAGAATATTGAACACGCCGGCGCTGTTGCGCAGATCCTCGCCCGCTTGCGCATGGATGTGCCGACGATCGTCGCCGGCCTGTTGCACGAAGCGTTGGAGGGGAATGCGCCGACGACCCTGCCGGAGCTGCGGCAGCGTTTTGGCGATGAGATCGCCGAACTCGTCGACGGGTTGACGCGGATCAGCCGTTACAATGCCGTCAGCAGCGAAGAGCGCCAGGCCGAGAACTTCCGCAAGATGTTGATCGCCATGGCCCGGGACCTCCGGGTGATCCTCGTCAAGCTCGCCGATCGTCTCCATATCATGCGCAACCTGGCGAGCCAGCCGGAAGAAAGGCAGCGGCAGATAGCCCGCGAAACCCGGGATATCTATGCCCCTTTGGCCAACCGCCTCGGGATCAGCTGGCTCAAGTGCGATCTTGAAGATCTTGCTTTCCGTTTTCTCGAAGCGGAGACCTTCACTGCCCTGGCCGCACAGGTGGAGAAGCGGACGCAGGAACGGGCCGCTTATATCGAAGGTGTGCGCATCAATATCCTCGACAAGCTGCATGAGCACAAAATTGAAGGGGAGGTTTACGGCCGTTCCAAGCACCTTTGGTCGATTTATCGCAAAATGGAGCGGCAGGGGGTCGACCTTGACCAGATCTATGATCTCGTCGCCTTTCGGGTGATGGTCAAGTCGCTGCGCGACTGTTATGCCGTCCTCGGTATTATTCACGCCGCCTGGAAACCGCTCCCCGGCCGTTTCAAAGATTATATCGCCATGCCCAAGGCGAATATGTACCAATCGCTGCATACGACGCTGATCGGCCCGCAGGGGGAGCCGATGGAGGTGCAGATCCGCACGGAAGAGATGCACCGCATTGCCGAAGAAGGGATTGCCGCCCACTGGAAGTACAAGGAGAAGGGGGTTACGGTCGCGGACGATCGCGATGACAAAAGTTTTGCCTGGTTGCGGCAGATGCTGGAGTGTCAGTACGAACTCACTGATTCCAAGGAGTTCATGGATTCGGTGCGCTTCGAGCTCTTCCCCGGCGAAGTCTTTGTCTTCACCCCGCGCGGCGAAGTTTGTGAGCTGCCGCGGGGTTCGACGCCGATCGATTTTGCCTTCTCCATCCATAGCAATATCGGCATGCACTGTGTCGGCGCCAAGGTGAACGGCAAACTGGCCCCGTTAAAGACGGTCCTCAACAACGGCGATCTCGTCGAGATTATTACTTCACCGAACCAGACGCCGAGCAAGGATTGGCTCAAGCACGTCCATACCGCCAAGGCGCGCAACAAGATCCGCCAGTGGATCAAGAATGCCGAGCGGGACAAAAGCCTGGTCATCGGCCGCGATCTTCTCGAGAAAGAGTTGCGCAAGCAGGGGGCGGCGCTTAACCGCTACCTGAACTCGGAGGAGATGAACCATGCGGCTCTGGATCTCGGTTTTTCCACGGTCGAGGATCTCCTTGCCGGCGTCGGCTATGGCAAGGTGCCGATCGGTCAGGTGGTCGGTCGCCTCCTGCCGCCGGAGAAGAGCAAGGTCGAGAGTGAAGTCATTCCCCTGTCTCCCCGCCCGCCGGAGCGGAATAAATCCGGAAGCGCCATCACCATTCACGGCGTCGACGATATCATGGTCCGCTTCGCCAGGTGTTGTAACCCTCTCCCCGGCGATGAAGTGATCGGTTTTGTGACGCGGGGGCGCGGCGTGACCATTCATACGGTCGATTGTTCGCATGCCCTGCAGTCTGATCCGGAGCGGCGCATCGATGTGGAATGGGATCTGAAGAAGAAGTCGCTGCGTCCGGTCAAGGTGCGGGTGCATTGTTACGATCAACAGGGGATGTTGACCAATATTACCGGGGCGATTACCAACTGTGATGCCAATATCGTCAGCGCCAGCATTATGTCGACCCCCGACCATCGCGGCCTTAACAACTTTGAACTCGATGTGCAGGATCTTGCTCATCTCAACCGGGTGATCAATGCTTTGTTGAAGATCAAGGGCGTTTATAAAGTCGAACGCTTGCGCAGTTAA
- the rpmB gene encoding 50S ribosomal protein L28: MSRICAVCGKKPSTGNNVSHANNKTKKTWYPNLQHVKALNNGTVRTMKVCTRCIRSGSVTKVV; the protein is encoded by the coding sequence ATGTCGAGAATTTGTGCAGTTTGCGGAAAAAAGCCTTCCACCGGCAATAATGTCAGTCACGCGAATAACAAAACCAAGAAGACCTGGTATCCGAATCTTCAGCACGTTAAAGCGCTGAATAACGGGACTGTTCGCACCATGAAAGTCTGTACCCGTTGCATCCGTTCCGGGTCCGTCACCAAAGTGGTCTGA
- a CDS encoding guanylate kinase, whose translation MKRDGVLFVISAPSGAGKTSLCKEIVDIIPGLRHSVSFTTRRMRKGEVEGVDYHFVDEKTFADMVAADAFAEWAEVHGNRYGTALATIDTARQSGCDLLLDIDCQGAVQLQTSQVQGVNIFILPPSMTELQRRLCERQTDSDAVIAQRLVNARGEIAQAGWYDYWVFNDDFNLALEQLKSIIIAETCRAARYHGVVEELLG comes from the coding sequence ATCAAACGTGACGGGGTGCTCTTTGTGATCTCGGCGCCGTCCGGGGCGGGAAAGACGTCGCTGTGCAAGGAAATCGTTGACATCATTCCGGGGCTGCGGCATTCTGTCTCTTTCACGACGCGGCGCATGCGCAAGGGCGAAGTGGAGGGCGTCGATTATCACTTTGTCGATGAAAAGACCTTCGCCGACATGGTTGCGGCCGATGCCTTTGCCGAGTGGGCGGAGGTGCACGGCAATCGTTACGGCACCGCCCTGGCGACGATCGACACCGCTCGGCAAAGTGGCTGTGATCTCCTCCTTGATATTGACTGTCAGGGGGCGGTGCAGTTGCAGACCAGTCAGGTGCAGGGGGTCAATATCTTTATCCTGCCACCGTCAATGACCGAACTGCAGCGGCGGCTGTGCGAGCGCCAGACCGACAGCGATGCGGTGATTGCGCAACGTCTTGTTAATGCCCGCGGAGAGATTGCCCAGGCGGGCTGGTACGATTACTGGGTCTTCAATGACGATTTCAATCTGGCACTGGAACAGCTCAAATCGATTATTATCGCCGAGACCTGCCGTGCAGCCCGTTATCACGGCGTTGTCGAGGAACTGCTCGGTTAA
- a CDS encoding glycosyl transferase family 2: MAKILILIPAYNEADNVGTVVTAVRAVHPDFDVLVVDDGSLDHTESAARAAGAAVVRLSQNMGYGVAIQAGYKYARLHDYDFLVQLDGDGQHDPTFIAALLAPLLAEETDFALGSRFLAVESYRPSFTRRLGILLFRHLVSVLIGRPITDPTSGYAAFNKKVIHFFCSDIFPCDYPDADMLLTLNLAGFRIREVPVRMLANLRGSSMHHGLLPLYYIFKMFLSILVTLLRSRKFYARRNSCL, translated from the coding sequence ATGGCAAAAATACTGATTCTCATCCCTGCTTACAACGAGGCCGACAATGTCGGAACGGTTGTGACTGCGGTGCGTGCCGTTCATCCCGATTTCGACGTGCTGGTGGTCGATGACGGTTCTCTTGACCACACCGAATCGGCGGCGCGGGCGGCCGGGGCGGCGGTGGTGCGGCTGTCCCAGAACATGGGCTACGGCGTTGCCATCCAGGCCGGTTACAAGTATGCCCGGCTGCATGATTACGATTTTCTCGTCCAGCTTGACGGCGACGGCCAGCATGACCCGACCTTTATCGCCGCGCTGCTGGCGCCGCTGCTGGCGGAGGAGACCGACTTCGCCCTCGGTTCGCGCTTTCTGGCCGTGGAGAGCTACCGCCCGTCCTTTACCCGGCGGCTGGGGATCCTCCTTTTTCGCCACCTTGTTTCGGTCCTGATCGGCCGGCCGATCACCGATCCGACCTCGGGCTATGCCGCTTTCAACAAGAAGGTGATCCACTTCTTCTGCAGCGACATCTTCCCTTGTGATTATCCGGATGCCGACATGCTCCTCACCCTCAATCTCGCCGGCTTCCGTATTCGCGAGGTGCCGGTGCGGATGCTCGCCAACCTGCGCGGCTCGTCGATGCATCACGGTCTGCTCCCCCTTTACTATATCTTCAAGATGTTTCTGTCGATCCTTGTCACCCTGCTCCGGAGCCGTAAATTTTACGCCAGGAGGAACTCATGCCTCTGA
- a CDS encoding YicC family protein: MIRSMTGFGKGIATIDGATLTVEIKTVNHRFCDISIKSPRLFSACEAELRRSLSERLKRGKVDLLVLLEYNSGGAALPVLNLPLAQAYFQAFSELRTTFNLPGEISLELLSGQRDVILMRENALPEEDLCRCLFVALERAIEAVETMRSHEGEATQRDIEGRIATLDAHLHAISARAAVVPKEWQGRLNERLARLGPDFAYDPLRVAQEIALFADRCDISEELSRFRSHLEQVRLLLAEPEPVGRQLDFLVQELNRETNTMGSKSNDAELTRHVVQIKSELEKVREQIQNVE, encoded by the coding sequence ATGATCCGAAGCATGACCGGGTTTGGCAAAGGGATAGCAACGATCGACGGCGCCACTCTGACCGTGGAGATCAAGACGGTCAATCATCGTTTTTGCGATATCAGTATCAAATCCCCCCGCCTCTTTTCCGCCTGTGAAGCGGAGTTGCGGCGCAGTCTCAGCGAGCGTCTCAAGCGCGGCAAGGTCGATCTCCTCGTCCTCCTCGAATACAATTCCGGGGGCGCGGCCCTGCCGGTCCTCAACCTGCCCCTGGCGCAAGCTTATTTTCAGGCTTTTAGCGAATTGCGGACGACCTTTAATCTGCCCGGGGAGATCAGCCTCGAACTTCTCAGCGGCCAGCGCGATGTGATTCTGATGCGGGAGAATGCCCTGCCGGAAGAAGATTTGTGCCGTTGTCTCTTTGTTGCCCTGGAGCGGGCGATCGAAGCGGTCGAAACGATGCGCAGCCATGAAGGGGAGGCCACGCAGCGCGATATTGAAGGGCGCATCGCCACCCTCGATGCCCACCTTCATGCGATCTCGGCGCGGGCGGCGGTTGTCCCGAAAGAGTGGCAGGGGCGCTTGAACGAGCGTCTGGCCCGCCTCGGTCCGGATTTTGCCTACGATCCCCTGCGTGTTGCCCAGGAGATTGCCCTCTTTGCCGATCGCTGCGATATCAGTGAAGAACTTTCGCGGTTCCGCAGCCATCTTGAACAGGTGCGGCTGCTGTTGGCCGAACCGGAACCGGTGGGCCGCCAGCTCGATTTCCTCGTCCAGGAGCTGAACCGGGAAACGAATACCATGGGGTCGAAGTCGAACGATGCCGAGTTGACCCGGCATGTGGTGCAGATCAAGTCCGAACTCGAAAAGGTGCGAGAGCAGATTCAAAATGTCGAATAA
- a CDS encoding MATE family efflux transporter gives MRLRQAEGRALLTLAAPIFTALFAQQSLAFVDTVMAGRVSAVDLAGVAVGGSLWIPLLLFLYGVLLAVTPLVAQLYGAGRTAECGPLARRALWVALPLVLLSFLLLRQAQGLFAVMGVEPAIAGIAVDYLKAMTWGLPALGIFFVLRNLSEGLGLARPSMLIGLASLPVNILANYIFIYGKFGSPALGGVGCGWGTTVTLWFMCGCMFLTIRRVGAYTPTHFFDLKQQRGTEGATQILRLGLPIGASLLVESSIFALIALFLAPLGAVAVAAHQITLNYSSLIFMIPLSLSSAMTIRVGHAVGRRRFDRARLVSQTGLTLTSLIALITAAATLIFARQIAGLYTHDPQLIVTVVGLLTLNALYQLPDALQVGAAASLRGYKDTRVPLLLVIVAYWVISLPLGYTLALTYFWGAPMGARGFWISLIIGLSVAALLLLSRLRRVEKRRR, from the coding sequence CTGCGGCTGCGCCAGGCCGAAGGCCGCGCCCTTTTGACGCTGGCGGCGCCGATCTTTACCGCCCTCTTTGCCCAGCAGTCCCTCGCCTTTGTCGATACGGTCATGGCCGGCCGGGTCAGTGCTGTCGATCTGGCCGGGGTGGCGGTCGGCGGCAGTCTGTGGATCCCCCTCCTCCTCTTTTTGTATGGTGTCCTCCTCGCGGTCACACCGCTGGTGGCGCAACTCTACGGCGCCGGGCGGACCGCCGAGTGCGGCCCTCTGGCGCGCCGGGCGCTGTGGGTGGCGCTGCCGCTGGTCCTCCTCTCCTTTCTGCTGCTGCGTCAGGCGCAGGGGCTCTTTGCGGTGATGGGGGTGGAGCCGGCGATTGCGGGCATTGCTGTCGATTACCTCAAGGCGATGACCTGGGGGCTGCCGGCCCTGGGGATCTTCTTTGTGCTGCGCAATTTGAGCGAAGGGCTGGGGCTGGCCCGTCCGAGCATGCTCATCGGTCTGGCGAGTCTGCCGGTCAATATCCTCGCCAATTATATCTTTATCTATGGCAAGTTCGGCTCTCCGGCCCTGGGCGGGGTCGGCTGCGGCTGGGGGACGACCGTCACCTTGTGGTTCATGTGCGGTTGCATGTTCCTCACCATCCGCCGCGTCGGCGCTTATACTCCCACCCATTTCTTCGATCTGAAACAACAACGCGGCACTGAAGGGGCGACCCAGATCCTCCGGCTCGGTCTGCCGATCGGTGCCTCCCTCCTGGTCGAATCGAGCATCTTTGCCCTGATTGCCCTCTTTCTGGCGCCCCTCGGGGCGGTGGCGGTGGCGGCGCATCAGATCACCCTCAACTATTCCTCCCTGATCTTCATGATCCCCTTGAGTCTCTCCAGCGCCATGACCATCCGTGTCGGCCATGCGGTCGGCCGCCGCCGCTTCGATCGGGCGCGGCTGGTCAGCCAGACCGGTCTGACCCTGACCTCCCTGATTGCCTTGATTACCGCCGCCGCTACCCTCATCTTTGCCCGGCAGATCGCCGGTCTTTATACCCATGATCCGCAATTGATCGTCACCGTCGTCGGGCTGTTGACCCTCAACGCGCTTTATCAATTGCCGGATGCGCTGCAGGTCGGCGCCGCCGCTTCCTTGCGCGGTTACAAAGATACCCGGGTCCCTCTGCTGCTGGTGATCGTTGCTTACTGGGTGATCTCTCTGCCCCTCGGCTACACCCTGGCACTGACTTACTTCTGGGGGGCGCCGATGGGGGCCCGCGGCTTCTGGATCAGTCTGATCATCGGCCTGAGCGTTGCCGCTCTCCTCCTCCTCAGCCGTTTACGGCGGGTGGAGAAGCGCCGCCGCTGA